One window of the Salvia miltiorrhiza cultivar Shanhuang (shh) chromosome 6, IMPLAD_Smil_shh, whole genome shotgun sequence genome contains the following:
- the LOC130988925 gene encoding protein DWD HYPERSENSITIVE TO UV-B 1-like: MDSVITSLGRMEVKNDSPLKGGEVERGKAIFSKYYEYLPYKRQHRESVLNVLYSRETGTSSTYCCKPSRRRCASSARKSQCFYMRSLCAAKFGSSVQPLSCPITNDTKEADRILRPRQFEYHPADSSLMAVGTLDGDVVVLNHETGNVVACIFPSLSMNSILGLCWLKQQPSKLLVGSDNGCLRLFDINEVRTKTGDSYCNSSVVFDDFELLTSVHVNSTDDRCLASGYSKKVAIYDICSGQRLQLLTDMHREPINVAKFSNHSPNLFVTSSFDRDVKMWDLRQAPLRPCYSSRSSRGNVMVVFSPDDLYLLVSAVDNEVKQLVSVDGRLHTDFGIVSTGSCHNYTRSYYMNGRDYIITGSSEEATIRICCTHTGRRLRDISLEVQDTGRSSSIYVQSLRSDPFRHFHMAILAAYARPSKYEIIKINLLSSSRSAEGGLHISFGKGG, from the exons ATGGACAGTGTCATCACATCTCTAGGTCGTATGGAAGTGAAGAACGACTCGCCTCTAAAAGGTGGGGAAGTTGAAAGGGGGAAAGCCATCTTCTCAAAATACTACGAGTACTTGCCATACAAGCGCCAGCACAGGGAGAGTGTGCTCAACGTGCTGTATTCCCGTGAGACTGGCACGAGCAGCACGTACTGCTGCAAGCCATCAAGGCGAAGGTGTGCCTCGTCTGCTAGGAAGAGCCAGTGCTTCTACATGAGGTCGCTCTGTGCTGCAAAGTTTGGGTCGTCCGTGCAGCCATTGTCGTGTCCCATTACTAATGATACGAAAGAGGCAGACAGGATCCTCCGGCCAAGGCAGTTTGAGTACCACCCTGCTGATTCCAGCCTGATGGCAGTTGGCACTCTTGATGGAGACGTGGTCGTTCTCAACCACGAGACGGGGAATGTTGTCGCGTGCATCTTCCCGTCGCTGAGCATGAACAGCATTCTTGGCCTTTGTTGGCTCAAGCAACAACCCTCTAAG CTCTTGGTGGGCTCTGATAACGGTTGCTTGAGATTGTTCGACATCAATGAGGTCCGTACAAAAACTGGGGATAGCTACTGCAACTCTAGCGTTGTCTTTGACGACTTCGAGCTGCTGACCTCCGTTCATGTTAACTCAACGGATGACCGGTGTCTAGCAAGTGGGTACTCGAAGAAAGTGGCCATATACGATATCTGCAGCGGGCAACGGCTGCAGCTGTTGACGGACATGCACCGTGAGCCCATAAATGTTGCCAAGTTTTCGAACCACTCCCCTAACCTCTTTGTGACATCATCATTCGACCGTGATGTGAAGATGTGGGATTTGAGACAGGCGCCTCTGAGGCCTTGCTACTCGTCTAGAAGCTCGAGGGGGAACGTGATGGTTGTGTTCTCTCCAGACGATCTTTATCTACTGGTCTCGGCTGTGGATAATGAG GTAAAGCAACTTGTGTCTGTGGATGGGCGGCTTCACACGGATTTTGGGATAGTTTCAACGGGAAGTTGTCATAACTACACGCGCTCCTACTACATGAACGGAAGAGACTACATCATTACTGGAAGTTCCGAGGAAGCAACCATCCGCATCTGTTGCACACATACAGGAAGGCGACTACGAGATATATCTTTGGag GTCCAGGATACAGGGAGATCAAGCTCCATTTACGTGCAATCATTGAGAAGTGATCCTTTTAGA CATTTCCACATGGCGATCTTGGCAGCATATGCTCGACCAtccaaatatgaaattattaag ATTAACTTACTTTCATCGAGCCGCTCTGCCGAAGGAGGCTTGCATATCTCTTTTGGCAAGGGTGGCTAA